In Ostrea edulis chromosome 6, xbOstEdul1.1, whole genome shotgun sequence, a single window of DNA contains:
- the LOC125683643 gene encoding dihydropyrimidinase-like isoform X9, giving the protein MYFPSVSILVSAQSRLLIKGGKIVNDDQSFDADIYIEDGIIKQVGTNLVIPGGARTIEAKGKLVMPGGIDTHTHMQLPFMGTYAVDDFYSGTKAALAGGTTMIIDFVLDQKGVSLLEAYDKWRGWADGKVCCDYGLHVGVTWWSEQVAKEMETLCADKGINSFKMFLAYKDVFMLNDAELYEAFVRCKELGALGMVHAENGHLIAEKSKEMVKMGITGPEGHEMCRPEEVEAEATQRAITIANQASCPLYVVHVMSKSSADVVSKARREGKVVFGEPIAASLGTDGTHYWNKCWRHAAGHVMGPPLRPDSSTPGYLMDLLANNDLQVTGTDNCTFNADQKALGKDDFRSIPNGVNGVEDRMSVIWEKGVHSGKMDPCRFVAVTSTNAAKIFNIYPQKGRIAVGSDADIVIWDPKDTRAISAKTHHQAVDFNIFEGMVCHGVPVYVITNGHVVLDEGQLKVTQGMGRFIPTPCNAEMVYGRVAKRDLARLPQKVDRDAYTGSVVKITSNGDTSAVKRDENPIVADTASFQHSRPPTRGGGRNLQDSSFALSGKHTNSLVNFGVNEFLWFLIDFIIFCILIFQNLLRCSFPVSLFS; this is encoded by the exons ATGTACTTTCCTTCTGTGTCGATTCTTGTT AGCGCTCAGTCTCGACTGTTAATCAAGGGAggaaaaattgtcaatgatGACCAGTCCTTTGATGCAGATATATACATAGAGGATGGAATTATCAA GCAGGTGGGAACAAATCTGGTTATACCAGGTGGTGCTAGAACAATTGAGGCCAAGGGAAAGCTTGTTATGCCAG GTGGCATCGACACCCACACACACATGCAATTACCATTCATGGGAACATATGCGGTGGATGATTTTTACAGCGGTACAAAAGCAGCCTTGGCTGGTGGAACCACCATGATCA TTGACTTTGTCTTGGATCAGAAGGGAGTGTCACTACTAGAGGCCTATGATAAATGGAGGGGCTGGGCAGATGGAAAAGTATGCTGTGACTATGGGCTCCATGTTGGAGTCACATGGTGGAGTGAACAGGTTGCCAAGGAGATGGAAACTTTATGTGCTGATAAAG gtATTAACTCATTCAAAATGTTCCTAGCATACAAAGATGTATTTATGTTGAATGATGCTGAACTGTATGAGGCATTTGTGCGATGTAAAGAATTGGGAGCGCTTGGTATGGTGCATGCAGAAAATGGTCATCTAATTGCTGAG AAATCAAAAGAGATGGTGAAAATGGGAATCACAGGACCCGAAGGTCATGAAATGTGTCGTCCAGAGGAG GTAGAAGCTGAGGCTACTCAACGAGCCATCACTATAGCTAATCAGGCCAGTTGTCCTCTTTATGTGGTGCATGTCATGAGTAAATCTTCAGCTGATGTAGTGTCCAAGGCCAGGAGGGAAG gTAAAGTTGTATTTGGTGAGCCCATAGCTGCTAGTCTTGGCACAGATGGAACCCACTATTGGAACAAGTGCTGGAGACATGCTGCTGGTCATGTAATGGGTCCGCCCCTTCGACCCGACTCTAGCACTCCGGGGTATTTAATGGATCTCTTAGCAAA TAATGACTTACAAGTAACAGGGACAGACAACTGTACATTCAATGCAGACCAGAAGGCCTTGGGTAAGGATGATTTCCGTAGTATCCCCAATGGAGTCAATGGTGTGGAGGACAGAATGTCAGTCATCTGGGAAAAGGGCGTG CATTCTGGAAAAATGGATCCATGTCGATTTGTAGCTGTGACTAGTACTAATGCAgccaaaatatttaatatttaccCACAAAAG GGCCGTATAGCAGTAGGATCTGATGCAGACATTGTGATCTGGGATCCCAAAGACACCAGGGCCATTTCTGCTAAGACCCACCATCAGGCTGTAGACTTCAATATATTTGAGGGAATGGTTTGTCATGGTGTTCCAGTGTATGTTATCACCAATGGCCATGTTGTGTTGGATGAGGGGCAG CTTAAGGTAACCCAGGGCATGGGCAGATTTATTCCCACACCATGCAATGCTGAAATGGTATACGGGAGAGTTGCTAAACGTGATCTG gCCAGATTACCACAGAAGGTTGATAGAGATGCATACACAGGCTCCGTGGTGAAGATAACCAGCAATGGAGACACCTCAGCTGTCAAGCGAGATGAAAACCCCATTGTTGCTGATACTGCTTCGTTTCAACACAGCAGACCCCCGACTAGAGGTGGTGGCAGAAACTTACAAGATTCCTCTTTTGCTCTTAGTGGTAAGCACACTAACTCTCTGGTGAATTTTGGTGTAAAtgaatttctttggtttttgatagatttcatcattttctgcatcttaatttttcaaaatttattaagatGCTCTTTTCcagtttctttattttcatag
- the LOC125683643 gene encoding dihydropyrimidinase-like isoform X5 — protein sequence MCSLPHVFRKILNNFPDANCDHRSQGDGQEMARSLEEDHKCDGWVCSCDQHRSAQSRLLIKGGKIVNDDQSFDADIYIEDGIIKQVGTNLVIPGGARTIEAKGKLVMPGGIDTHTHMQLPFMGTYAVDDFYSGTKAALAGGTTMIIDFVLDQKGVSLLEAYDKWRGWADGKVCCDYGLHVGVTWWSEQVAKEMETLCADKGINSFKMFLAYKDVFMLNDAELYEAFVRCKELGALGMVHAENGHLIAEKSKEMVKMGITGPEGHEMCRPEEVEAEATQRAITIANQASCPLYVVHVMSKSSADVVSKARREGKVVFGEPIAASLGTDGTHYWNKCWRHAAGHVMGPPLRPDSSTPGYLMDLLANNDLQVTGTDNCTFNADQKALGKDDFRSIPNGVNGVEDRMSVIWEKGVHSGKMDPCRFVAVTSTNAAKIFNIYPQKGRIAVGSDADIVIWDPKDTRAISAKTHHQAVDFNIFEGMVCHGVPVYVITNGHVVLDEGQLKVTQGMGRFIPTPCNAEMVYGRVAKRDLARLPQKVDRDAYTGSVVKITSNGDTSAVKRDENPIVADTASFQHSRPPTRGGGRNLQDSSFALSGEQIDDKAPRRAQIRTSNPPGGKSSGLW from the exons ATGTGCTCTTTGCCTCATGTGTTCAGGAAAATCCTGAACAACTTCCCTGATGCGAACTGTGATCATCGCTCTCAGGGGGATGGTCAGGAGATGGCGAGATCCTTAGAGGAGGATCATAAATGTGATGGATGGGTGTGCAGTTGTGATCAGCACAGA AGCGCTCAGTCTCGACTGTTAATCAAGGGAggaaaaattgtcaatgatGACCAGTCCTTTGATGCAGATATATACATAGAGGATGGAATTATCAA GCAGGTGGGAACAAATCTGGTTATACCAGGTGGTGCTAGAACAATTGAGGCCAAGGGAAAGCTTGTTATGCCAG GTGGCATCGACACCCACACACACATGCAATTACCATTCATGGGAACATATGCGGTGGATGATTTTTACAGCGGTACAAAAGCAGCCTTGGCTGGTGGAACCACCATGATCA TTGACTTTGTCTTGGATCAGAAGGGAGTGTCACTACTAGAGGCCTATGATAAATGGAGGGGCTGGGCAGATGGAAAAGTATGCTGTGACTATGGGCTCCATGTTGGAGTCACATGGTGGAGTGAACAGGTTGCCAAGGAGATGGAAACTTTATGTGCTGATAAAG gtATTAACTCATTCAAAATGTTCCTAGCATACAAAGATGTATTTATGTTGAATGATGCTGAACTGTATGAGGCATTTGTGCGATGTAAAGAATTGGGAGCGCTTGGTATGGTGCATGCAGAAAATGGTCATCTAATTGCTGAG AAATCAAAAGAGATGGTGAAAATGGGAATCACAGGACCCGAAGGTCATGAAATGTGTCGTCCAGAGGAG GTAGAAGCTGAGGCTACTCAACGAGCCATCACTATAGCTAATCAGGCCAGTTGTCCTCTTTATGTGGTGCATGTCATGAGTAAATCTTCAGCTGATGTAGTGTCCAAGGCCAGGAGGGAAG gTAAAGTTGTATTTGGTGAGCCCATAGCTGCTAGTCTTGGCACAGATGGAACCCACTATTGGAACAAGTGCTGGAGACATGCTGCTGGTCATGTAATGGGTCCGCCCCTTCGACCCGACTCTAGCACTCCGGGGTATTTAATGGATCTCTTAGCAAA TAATGACTTACAAGTAACAGGGACAGACAACTGTACATTCAATGCAGACCAGAAGGCCTTGGGTAAGGATGATTTCCGTAGTATCCCCAATGGAGTCAATGGTGTGGAGGACAGAATGTCAGTCATCTGGGAAAAGGGCGTG CATTCTGGAAAAATGGATCCATGTCGATTTGTAGCTGTGACTAGTACTAATGCAgccaaaatatttaatatttaccCACAAAAG GGCCGTATAGCAGTAGGATCTGATGCAGACATTGTGATCTGGGATCCCAAAGACACCAGGGCCATTTCTGCTAAGACCCACCATCAGGCTGTAGACTTCAATATATTTGAGGGAATGGTTTGTCATGGTGTTCCAGTGTATGTTATCACCAATGGCCATGTTGTGTTGGATGAGGGGCAG CTTAAGGTAACCCAGGGCATGGGCAGATTTATTCCCACACCATGCAATGCTGAAATGGTATACGGGAGAGTTGCTAAACGTGATCTG gCCAGATTACCACAGAAGGTTGATAGAGATGCATACACAGGCTCCGTGGTGAAGATAACCAGCAATGGAGACACCTCAGCTGTCAAGCGAGATGAAAACCCCATTGTTGCTGATACTGCTTCGTTTCAACACAGCAGACCCCCGACTAGAGGTGGTGGCAGAAACTTACAAGATTCCTCTTTTGCTCTTAGTG GTGAACAGATAGATGACAAGGCTCCCCGTCGAGCTCAGATCAGAACATCCAATCCCCCGGGAGGGAAGTCGTCCGGCCTTTGGTGA
- the LOC125683643 gene encoding dihydropyrimidinase-like isoform X11 — translation MYFPSVSILVSAQSRLLIKGGKIVNDDQSFDADIYIEDGIIKQVGTNLVIPGGARTIEAKGKLVMPGGIDTHTHMQLPFMGTYAVDDFYSGTKAALAGGTTMIIDFVLDQKGVSLLEAYDKWRGWADGKVCCDYGLHVGVTWWSEQVAKEMETLCADKGINSFKMFLAYKDVFMLNDAELYEAFVRCKELGALGMVHAENGHLIAEKSKEMVKMGITGPEGHEMCRPEEVEAEATQRAITIANQASCPLYVVHVMSKSSADVVSKARREGKVVFGEPIAASLGTDGTHYWNKCWRHAAGHVMGPPLRPDSSTPGYLMDLLANNDLQVTGTDNCTFNADQKALGKDDFRSIPNGVNGVEDRMSVIWEKGVHSGKMDPCRFVAVTSTNAAKIFNIYPQKGRIAVGSDADIVIWDPKDTRAISAKTHHQAVDFNIFEGMVCHGVPVYVITNGHVVLDEGQLKVTQGMGRFIPTPCNAEMVYGRVAKRDLARLPQKVDRDAYTGSVVKITSNGDTSAVKRDENPIVADTASFQHSRPPTRGGGRNLQDSSFALSGEQIDDKAPRRAQIRTSNPPGGKSSGLW, via the exons ATGTACTTTCCTTCTGTGTCGATTCTTGTT AGCGCTCAGTCTCGACTGTTAATCAAGGGAggaaaaattgtcaatgatGACCAGTCCTTTGATGCAGATATATACATAGAGGATGGAATTATCAA GCAGGTGGGAACAAATCTGGTTATACCAGGTGGTGCTAGAACAATTGAGGCCAAGGGAAAGCTTGTTATGCCAG GTGGCATCGACACCCACACACACATGCAATTACCATTCATGGGAACATATGCGGTGGATGATTTTTACAGCGGTACAAAAGCAGCCTTGGCTGGTGGAACCACCATGATCA TTGACTTTGTCTTGGATCAGAAGGGAGTGTCACTACTAGAGGCCTATGATAAATGGAGGGGCTGGGCAGATGGAAAAGTATGCTGTGACTATGGGCTCCATGTTGGAGTCACATGGTGGAGTGAACAGGTTGCCAAGGAGATGGAAACTTTATGTGCTGATAAAG gtATTAACTCATTCAAAATGTTCCTAGCATACAAAGATGTATTTATGTTGAATGATGCTGAACTGTATGAGGCATTTGTGCGATGTAAAGAATTGGGAGCGCTTGGTATGGTGCATGCAGAAAATGGTCATCTAATTGCTGAG AAATCAAAAGAGATGGTGAAAATGGGAATCACAGGACCCGAAGGTCATGAAATGTGTCGTCCAGAGGAG GTAGAAGCTGAGGCTACTCAACGAGCCATCACTATAGCTAATCAGGCCAGTTGTCCTCTTTATGTGGTGCATGTCATGAGTAAATCTTCAGCTGATGTAGTGTCCAAGGCCAGGAGGGAAG gTAAAGTTGTATTTGGTGAGCCCATAGCTGCTAGTCTTGGCACAGATGGAACCCACTATTGGAACAAGTGCTGGAGACATGCTGCTGGTCATGTAATGGGTCCGCCCCTTCGACCCGACTCTAGCACTCCGGGGTATTTAATGGATCTCTTAGCAAA TAATGACTTACAAGTAACAGGGACAGACAACTGTACATTCAATGCAGACCAGAAGGCCTTGGGTAAGGATGATTTCCGTAGTATCCCCAATGGAGTCAATGGTGTGGAGGACAGAATGTCAGTCATCTGGGAAAAGGGCGTG CATTCTGGAAAAATGGATCCATGTCGATTTGTAGCTGTGACTAGTACTAATGCAgccaaaatatttaatatttaccCACAAAAG GGCCGTATAGCAGTAGGATCTGATGCAGACATTGTGATCTGGGATCCCAAAGACACCAGGGCCATTTCTGCTAAGACCCACCATCAGGCTGTAGACTTCAATATATTTGAGGGAATGGTTTGTCATGGTGTTCCAGTGTATGTTATCACCAATGGCCATGTTGTGTTGGATGAGGGGCAG CTTAAGGTAACCCAGGGCATGGGCAGATTTATTCCCACACCATGCAATGCTGAAATGGTATACGGGAGAGTTGCTAAACGTGATCTG gCCAGATTACCACAGAAGGTTGATAGAGATGCATACACAGGCTCCGTGGTGAAGATAACCAGCAATGGAGACACCTCAGCTGTCAAGCGAGATGAAAACCCCATTGTTGCTGATACTGCTTCGTTTCAACACAGCAGACCCCCGACTAGAGGTGGTGGCAGAAACTTACAAGATTCCTCTTTTGCTCTTAGTG GTGAACAGATAGATGACAAGGCTCCCCGTCGAGCTCAGATCAGAACATCCAATCCCCCGGGAGGGAAGTCGTCCGGCCTTTGGTGA